Genomic DNA from Parasteatoda tepidariorum isolate YZ-2023 chromosome 3, CAS_Ptep_4.0, whole genome shotgun sequence:
TAATGAGTATgctaatgaaaaaacaaaatcaaattaaaaaataaattcaaaagaaaatattaaatcttccACCTCTGAAATCTGAACTAAAATAGTGGTAAATCAAAAATGATTAAGcagtaagtttataaaaatttacgcAAGTAAAGTACTTAAACTACagtattttgttgattttatggCATATAGATAttagataaacaaataaattatttcaagaactcaaaatacaatataaaaatcaaacactaaaaaaagtaagagaCAAACAGGTGTTCCAGCATTGAAAAAGGTTCGTTTGTCTACAAAATGGttgcatgaaattaaatttttttattagaacttTCTAGATtgttttctgagttttttcttttaataaataatgtaatttcctaaaatataattagtttcaCATTCATcgataaaatatcttaaattattagaattaccGAATTAAGACACGGAGAGAAATTTGTAGACTTAAGATTTGCTGTATGCAGTTATTATTAACGAACTATTCTctgaatttcttgaaattaaattacttagcAATTTAAgcattgtttcaattttgaagtaattaaacTCCTATGATTATATAGTTATTAATATAAtgaggtaataaaaaaattcggagAGTGTGAAACCATAAACtttgatttttcacaaaaagtatatttttaatcagtttaaagaaataaaatgcaactGAAATATTAGATAAAAGACAATTGGAATGGAATTCACAAActgtaactgtaaaaaatagttcataagaTTTCGAAAATGAGTAAAAggtcaaaagtaatttaacttttaatttaattttgaaatattttgttacatagATGAAAAGAATTGTGTGGAGTTACCTGAACCAGGATTTTGCAGAGGAAAATTTGCGTCCTACTACTACGATGCAAACGAAGATGATTGCGTTGAAGGATGTGGACAAAATGGTAACAGCTACGTTACCTATGACGAATGCAAAAGCGCCTGTATAGGTAAGTTTACACCACAGGCTTATGAACTAATTAATCCAAAAAATGaccttcaattttaaaaaccaaaagaGATAGAAACAGACTGTTCGCTACATTCTGTTTGGGAAACAACGAAAATAAATCCTTACGTAACACGTAACTTCACgtgttagcgctgatttccagctgacgttGTGTAACGTCGACCTGTCCTAAGAAGCCAGACCTTACAAGTATTGTAattatgagtaaattttttttgttacaattttttaaaaacgaatttaattaatattaaggacCCATGTTTTCTCAATGCTCCTGACTATTAGGACCCTATTTTGTAAATTGGGGCCAATTCTATATTTCAAGGGTCCAAATGTCTAAAGCatcgaaactttttttcagagaaagtacatatTTTCTTATCTTGTAATATCGTCAGCACAAGCTAATTAGCAtctttatttaagatttatcgCGTTCAGGAAACTCTAATTGATCACccttgagaaaaatttttctttgtattttggATGAAATAAGCACAAGATTATGAGGCTTCAAAGGATATCATGTCTAAGGAAAGGATATGAGGCCTAAAGTATGTTATATCTGTGAGATCTAGCCAAATGTATATGTAGATCTAGCCAAATGTAGGTGTATCTAGCCAAATGTAAATGTATCTAGCCaaatgtatgataaaaatacgcgttattttttcttcttcttcttcttcttgtgACGCTATTAGTTAAGAGTTAAAAAACtaacgaaaaagaaaatatttgtctcACTTTTACTCAACATCTAAAGAAGCCGCTTCCCGCTGTTGTGTACAGAGATGTCTAAGCTGAAGTCACTTCACTAATCTGCCCACCAGAAATCTATGAATGATCACTCAGTTACAGTTAGCAACCAATAAGAATACGTTTCTATTGGAATGGGATTATGAACCATCTAATAAGAATGATGCAAAcgataattgatttatttatttttctagagtGATATTGTTCAGCTTCTAGCTTGGACATCTCTACAGTACATCTCATAGCTTAGCTTCTAGCTTGGATATTATGACTGACACTTCCTTCATTACGTAAGATAACTCATTACGCAATGGAGATGGTTGAATCTCTTTCCGGAGTATAAAAATGGAGGCGAATGATTATATTGAAAACCAAACAAATAAGAATGATGCAAAcgataattgatttaattatttcactaGAGTGATATAGTTCAGCTTATAGCTTGGACATCTCTACAGTACATCTCATAGTTTAGCTTCTAGCTTGGATATTATGACTGCCACTTCCTTCATTACGTAAGATAACTCATTACGCAATGGAGATGGTTGAATCTCTTTCCGGAGTATAAAAATGGAGGCAAATGATTATATTGAAAACCAAACAAATAAGAATGATGCAAAcgataattgatttaattatttcactaGAGTGATATAGTTCAGCTTATAGCTTGGACATCTCTACAGTACATCTCATAGTTTAGCTTCTAGCTTGGATATTATGACTGCCACTTCCTTCATTACGTAAGATAACTCATTACGCAATGGAGCTGGTTGAATCTCTTTCCTGAGTATAAAAATTGAGCCAAATGGTTATATTGAGAACCAAACATCCATCGCGCGttatttattcttgatttagaaaaatttattgctttttttctattttttataaattaaacattttgttcttGTATTCATTCTTATGATCGCTTGTTCGAAATCTCTTCAGATTCCAAATCTTGGGGATCAGATGTATGCAACTTACCTTTTGAACCCGGAACTGGTTCTGACAATCTGAAGAGGTTCGGTTTTAACAATGCATTAGGTGAATGCACACGATTTGTATACACTGGAGAAGGTGGGAATGGAAACAACTTCGAAAGTTTGGAAGAATGCCGTGGAGTATGTGGAAAGGGTAAGTGCTTTGAGACTGCTTAAAACTTTGAGAACTTTAATATAGGACTAGTGCTAACTAATCAGAGTATTAGTTATACTTCGATtacattgtaatatttttaaagttgtcaTTTTCAAAGGACTAAACAATGACGCCTATTGCTTACGACTGGTATAACGGGTGCACCAAAATGGCGGACTTAATCACACTACGCGCAGTAAGTAAAGGGTTCATAAATAGAGGATATTGAATGAGAATTAACTAAAGGTTAATggatatacaaaatatttttttattcatattaataactaaatatattataaaaatttaaaatattgtcgtaggtcattactttttaaaatattggcgttaattttttcaatttagcgGAGGTAAATTGTATCGTATTTCTAATGTGTAAAGCACATTACAAACGAAGAGGTTAGggtaaaaattacagacattttaatgaatttcactAAGACACTTTAATCGTGCAAGTTGAATCgttaataacataatatatgaaaagccttaaaatatttaaacatttattgtcTCAGCAGAACTCTTTATCCAAAGGATATTTCTTAATTAGACTCATTGTCgtctaaaaaaagattaaaataagtattaaatttgaaagacgTTTAACAAGcatttgaaaataacataagatgctaagcataaattaaaaacacaagtGATGTGCCacttaaatcataaatattaaaaatgtattgaattctAAGAGGCAATTCGATGCTGTCGTTATTCCCCTAACAAATCTAGTTGCGTTTCGTAATTCAGATCAGTGTGCGGTGCAAATCAACAGACTctcaaaaaacaattatagtttccatattaatttgttttaaagtaaataatcttTTCAACTCCAGTACTCactttcgtaaaattaaaatcatagaaATTCAGAtgatttatgaatgaaatatgtCTTTTCAcacaacattttcaaaatgaattccattttaatacaattaaaattacgtaGTATATAGTTTTCaatcatataattaaaacaattatattcatcaaataatatcttaatCTTTGTGTTATTCGATCTAATTAAATCTTAAGAAGAGAAAATCAAATCCATATTCAAggataaaatataaagagatcTTATAAAGTAATGTCTATAATTCAAAGCCACATATGTCGATAAAATTCAAAGagttttagaaagaaataactcgaacattttaaaatgataattctgTTATTCTCATATCTAGAAGGTTAAGGGCAAAGAgcttaaaaaagaatcaaaggCATTAAAATAGCTTATAGCTTGCAAAGAGGGccaaatcagaaaataatttaaaggtagaaatcgaaactaaaataaaaattaaagtaaaagtcacaaaagaataattaataaatgaatatttaattaaataaatgaatatttaattaaacNAAATGACacattaatgattaatttactGGCACGTGCTGccaaatcagaaaataatttaaaggtagaaatcgaaactaaaaattaaaataaaagtcagaaaagaataataaataaatgaatatttaattaaataaatgaatatttaattaaacaaataaagaaatggaGAGAAAATATGTGATGAACAATATCACAATAAgcataatatgaaatttaaatccctgtatattaaagtataataaatcatttgttttaaaaaaaagtatgattaccTAATAGAATAAACTACAGGAAAAGATCATTTTCTCGGaaagttttttcaattcattgtcattattttaatggttaaataagaaaaattaacggAAAATTTTCCTTGAACTTCTTCCGGCTTAGTCTTGTAAACAATGCCAAATCTTGATGGATTTCATGTGAgattaagtgaaataaaatgaagtctTTGATACTTTTTTGTACTGCAATCGGAGTTATTTCTTGTCTTAGTATAAAATGCGGTAAGAgtatatgtttcatttatttcgaCGGTggctttacttttaaaaaaaactttggtgCGTTACGGTTATTAGtcatcagatttattttttacttcatttacaattaattatattattatttctgtttgaatcatttattatctgatgattaaattaatttaatgattacaaaaacatacctaaatattgctttattaatataaatgtccgatgggaaaaaattaaatatcaaatgctTTTGGATATGAgtgtttttaccattttttatgataagaaaatttgttattttccattttcctatttaaaattatactactcctttgtatttaataatgctttccaacaagttattttaaataccttattttttataaaaataatgtttaatgttGATATCTGAAATCATCTgttcaagttttataaaataaaaatatcatacttttttactctatcttgtttttatcaataaaaaatcaattcaaaatcaaatacttAAACACTCTTAGAAAAATCTATTCATCATGAACTGTTATTTAGGAATGTGATGTTCT
This window encodes:
- the LOC107444594 gene encoding boophilin-H2-like, encoding MHLFILVGLVIGALANDEKNCVELPEPGFCRGKFASYYYDANEDDCVEGCGQNGNSYVTYDECKSACIDSKSWGSDVCNLPFEPGTGSDNLKRFGFNNALGECTRFVYTGEGGNGNNFESLEECRGVCGKAEHLPSACQQEKEVGECRAAVPRYFYNQETGECEFFIYGGCNGNSNNFNTKDDCEDVCKA